The window TACTTCCCGGCGTACATCTTGCTGCGGTCGCCCAGCGTCGCGGTCAGCGTCATGGGCTGGCCGTCGCGGCTGATGCCCAGCTTCACGCTCCGTCCCGGAGGCGTCTCATGGATCATGCGGCGCAGCGCCTCGGCGCTCTCCACCCGCTGCCCGTTGAAGTCCAGGATGACGTCGCCGACTTTCAGTCCCGCCTTGCCCGCGGGCGCGTCCTGGTCCACCAGGCGCACTTCCACGCCCCGCTCTTCTTTCAGCTTGAGCGCCGCCATGCGCTCCGCGGTGACGTCGGCGACATCCACTCCCAGGTAGGCCTTGCGCCCGCCCAGTTGCACCAGACCTTCCTCGTCGCCTCCGACGGCCCACACCGCCGGCTGCGACGAGTCGCCCTCGCCGTAGATCATGACTCCCGCCTGCCTCGCCATCGCCATCGGCGCCATCAGCAGCGCCACCGTCATCGCTCTCACAATCCCGCTACGCATGATGATCTCCTTCGTTTCTTTCCGCCTACTTCTTGCCGCGGCGGATCTCGATATTCCCGTTGGTGGTGTGCAGTTTCAGCACCGGCCCGCCTCCGTTGATGCTGCCTTCCACGTAGATCTGCTTCGGCCCCCAGCTCCCGCCTTCGGTCGTGACCTTGATCTCGGGAAAGTCGGACTTCACCCAGTGGCCGTCGCCCAGGTCGATCAGCCCGTGCACCGTCACGCCCATCGACGGCGCCAGGTAGACGATGATGTCCCCGGCCTGCGTCTCCAGGTGCGACTCCGTGAACCTGCCTTTGCCCAGAAACTCGGCGTAGATGGGCCCGCCCGCGGTCTCCGCGCGCGCGCCCTGCGTCAGGTTGAGCAGCTTCAGCCCGCCGCCCGCGGTCTCCGCCCGCACCGGCCCGGTGGCCGACTCCAGGTGGATCCCGCCGCCCGCCGTCACCAGCACCACCCCGCCGTTCACCCGGCCCACGTGAATGGAACCTCCGGCGGTCTCCGCGTGCAGGTCCTGGTCGCAGCTCGACACCTGGATGCTCCCGCCGGCGGTATTCAGCACCGCGCCGTTGGCTACCGTGCCCACTTCGATCGAGCCTCCGGCGGTCTCCGCCACCAGCCGGCCCTTGATGTTGCGCGCCGCGATGCTGCCCCCGCTGGTCGTCAGGCTGGCGTTGCCGCCCACCGAACCGGCGTCAATCGAGCCTCCGGAAGTCTCCGCCTGCACGGGCCCGCCGATCTCGTCCAGCGTGATGGAACCCCCCGCCGTCTCCGCGTACACCTGGCCGGCGATGTTCCGCACGCTCACGCTCCCGCCTGAGGTCTCGATCTTGGCCAGCGCCAGCTCGCGCGGCACGGTCACCGTGAACTCGGCCGAGAGGTACCGCTTCTTCTGCGGACCCGCCCACTGCCCTTCCAGGTACACCAGGTCTCCCTTGCGCAGCACGTTGATGGTGAATCCCTGGAAGAGCTTGCGCGCCGCTTCCTCATCGCCCTTGTGGCTGCGCTTCTTGATGGTGTAGGTCACGTTGGGCTGGCTGGCGCCCGCCACCGTCACCGACCCGATCTCGGTGATGACCTTCAGGTTGCGCGCCCCGGCCAGCGTGCCCGTGGTCTCCTCCACCCACTTGTCTCCCTCGCGGTAGATGCGGGTGTCCTGCGTCCCGGTGGTGTCGGTGCGGAACGTCTGTGCCCAGGCGCTCCCCGCCAGCGTGGTTGTCAAAGCGACGATTGCGACTTGGATGAACTTCCTCAATATGCCGTTCCCTTTCTACCCATGCCCCTCGACTGTCCTGGCCTGCTAATCGATCTCCGGCAGAGTCGCCAGGACCCTCCGCGACTCATTACGGATGAACTTGTTCTCGTCCTTCTGCGCCAGTTGCTCCAGCGCCAGGCGCACGCTGCCGTCGCCCTTCACCGGCTGCAGCATCTTGATGGCTTCCGTGCGCACCCCGGGGTTGGGATCGTTCAGCAGCGCTTCCAGGATGGCGTCGCGCACCCTCAGGTCTTCCGCCACGTAGGGCCGCAGGCCCTCCAGCGCCTTCAGCCGCACGCCCGGGTTCTTGTCATAGCGCAGTGAGTACATCAGCGCTTCGCGCACGCGGTTGTCCTGCGGATTCTCCGTCAGCAGGTCCACCGAATCCAGGCGCACGCCGGAATTGGTCTGGCTGCGGGCCGCGAACAGCAGCAGTTCCTGGATGCGGGGGTCGTCCAGCGACCCCTGCGCCGACTCCCGCTGCAACTGGTCGTACTGGATCTCCACCAGGTTGGAGCGCGGATCGCGATTGATGGAGCGGATGCCGGCGATGGCCGCCTCGGCGGGCTGCGGCGTGGCCGCGACCTGCGGATGGCCGTTCTGGTTGAGCATGCCGTAGGTGGTCATGATGCCGGCCGCGAAGCCCACCATCAGGATGCCGGCCGCCAGCGCCGGCGAGTAGCGGATCTGCCGCAGCCACGCTCCCGGATCCAGCACCCAGCGCCAGGCCGCGGCCTGGGTCGTGGACTCCAGCTGCTCCTGCAGCCGCATCCGCGATGCCGTCAGCAGGTTGGGCGTGGGCTCCAGGCGCGGCCGCGCCGCCAGGGCGCTCCGGAACTCGCGCACCGTCTTCAGTTCGGCGGCGCAGCCGGCGCAGCGCTCCACGTGCTGTTCCAGCTCGTGCCGCGCGTCGTCGGCCATCTCGTCGTAGACGTAGTCGATGAGTCCCTTCTTCACGTATTCGCAGTTCATGGCAACACTCCTAACGCATCTCCGCCAGCGAGGCCCGCAGCTTCTGCGTGGCCCGGAACAGCGTGTTCTTGGCCGTGTCCTCGGTGGTCTCCAGCATCTCGCCGATGGTCCGGAGCTTCAGCCCGTGGTAGTGCTTCAGCTCGAACACCATGCGCTCCCGCGGCGTCAGTTTCTCCAGCGCGCCCGCGATCTTCTTGCCCAGCTCGCGCCTCATCAGATCGCGCTCCGGGTTCGCTCCGGCCCGCTCGTCCGCCACCTGGTCCACCAGGCTGTACTCTTCGCCCTCGTGGTCCACCGCCACGTTCGCGCTCTCTTTGCGCACGTTGCGCTTGCGCAGGTGGTCCAGGCACAGGTTCACCACAATGCGGTAGATCCAGGTGTAGAACGAGCACTCGAACCGGAAGCTGCCCACGTTGCGGTACGCCTTCAGGAACGCCTCCTGGTAGATGTCCTGGGCGTCCTGCTCCGAGCGCGTCAGGTTCAGCGCCAGGCGCAACACCGCCTGGTCGTACTGGCGGACTAGTTCCTCGAAGGCGGCGCGGTTCCCGCGCTGAGCCTCGCGAATCAGGACGCTGTCGTCCACGCGACTCAGACTTTGGGTGACCATCTGTCCCTGAAGAGGTCTGCTTCCGGGACCACCGCCCACCGCCGGGATCAAGCTAGCGGCTTCGGCCGGCATCGGCTGCTCCTGCAGGGTCCTGGGGCGACTCCAGTATGCCCTACAAATCTGACTCCGTGTCATTGGACGCGCCCGTGCAAGGATTGTGAGCAAGCCCCAAAGCTCGCAGACCCGCAGGAATCAAGGGCTTGCTGGAACGAACAGGCCAAGTAACCAAAGCACCCGAAGGTGGCCCATGTCTGTGCCCCGCTTTTTCGGGCGCAGACGTGGGATTCTCGTGCGATGGCGTCGCCCGAATGCGGACCCTGGAGTCCCGGGCAACGGCCCTTGTCAAGCTTTTTCTTTTCTTCCCTTTAACTCGTTGAAAACAGGTAGGAATCCGTCACAACTCAACACAGATGATATTCTAATTTCTGCTATAATACATTATAGAATATGTAAGAAAGAAATACAACCTATGCCCCTCTCCTCCTCCCCCGCCAAAGCTCAGGGAGAGGAGGTCGAAGTCCGGTTCCTGCTGAAGGCCCTCACTCTGGGCCTGGCCGTGTCCCAACCTTACGGGGACAACGTCCCCTACGACTTCCTGGTGGACAACGGCCGTCGCATCTTCCGCGTGCAGGTGAAGAGTGCCACCCGCTTCGACCTCGGCTCCTACCGTCTTTCCACCGCCCGCGGCGGTCGCCAGAAGTCGCCTTACTCGGCTCACGAGATCGATTTTCTCGCCGCCTACATCATCCCCGAAGAAGCCTGGTACCTGCTTCCCGTCCGCGCCTTCGCCCCGCGCAAGTCCCTGCGCCTCTGCCCGCGCAACGGCCGCCCGGGCTCCCGCCCGCTTCGCCTCGAACGTTACCGCGAAGCCTGGCGCCTGCTGACCGGAACCGCTGACGGTGCCCCACGTTCGCGCCTGCCGTTGGCGCGTACGTGGGGTTAGTTCGGGTCGCCGCACCGTGTCCGACACCATCGTCTCTGTTGTTGGAACGACAGGCGGGAAAAACCAGCACGTTGCGACGATGCCCCACGTTCGCGCCTGCCGTTGGCGCGTACGTGGGTTAGTTCGGGTCGCCGCACCGTGTCCGACATCATCGTCTCTGTTGTTGGAACGACAGGTGGGAAAAACCAGGACGTTGCGACGGTGCCCCACGTTCGCGCCGCGCCTTTCGGCGCTAACGTGGGCCCGGCTGTCCCGCCCTTGTCGCTCCCGTTGTTGCAGCGACCGCATGAGAGCACGAGCACGTGAATTTGACGCGAACTACAAAACCGGCAGCAACCAGTCGCGAAGCGACGGCAAAAAGCCTCGCGGCGTTTTGCAGCGCAGGAGTTATAGACACCACGGCCGGCGGTTTTGCAGACCCGCCGGCCGCAGGGAACTCTTACTCCGCCGCTTCCTTCTCCACCACCACCTGGATGGTGGCGGCGACGTCGCGGTGCAGCTTCACTTTGACCGCGAACTCGCCCAGCGCCTTGATAGGCTGGTCCAGCTCGATCTTGCGGCGGTCGACCTCGAAGCCCTGCGCGGCCAGCGCTTCGGCGATATCCACCGAGGTCACCGAGCCGAACAGGTGGTCCTGTTCCCCCGCCTTGCGCTGGAAGGTGAGGCGCGCGCCCTCCAGCTGTCCGGCCAGCGTGGCCGCACCCGCCTTCTCCTGCGCCGCGCGGCGCTCCGCCGCCTGCTTCATCTGCGCAATCACGGCCCGGTTGGCTTCGGTGGCCTCGATGGCCAGCTTGCGTGGGATCAGATAATTGCGGCCATAGCCTTCGGCCACCTTCACGATCTCGCCCCGGTGGCCCAGCTTGGCCACATCTTCTTTCAGAATGACGTCCATGAAATCAGCTCCTAGCTGCTAGCTACTAGCTTCTAGCCAAAAGCGCCTGGCTCCTAGCTAGCCGCTAGTAGCCAGTGGCTTCCTTACCGCACCGCAAACGGCAGGAACGCGATGTTGCGCGCCTGCTTGATGGCGTTGGTCAGCCGCCGCTGGTGGGGCGAGCACACGCCCGTCACCCGGCGCGGCACGATCTTGCCGCTCTCGCCCACGAATTGTTGCAGCAGGCGCACGTCCTTATAGTCGATCGAATCGATCTTCTCCACGCAGAACTTGCACACCTTCTTGCGCCGGAAGAATTTGCGCCCTTCGCGCCCCCCCGGCCCGCCCGGCCGCGGACCGCCCGGTCCGCGCCTTGGCCCCGGCCCTGCAGCCGGTGCCGTCGCTGGCGCCGGCGTTTCGACCGTCCCCTCCGGCGCCGCCGGGGTTCCGCCGTTTTGAATCTCTTCGTCTGCCATGTTTCTCCTTAGAGTGAGCTTCTAGCGGCTGGCCTCTGGCTAGAAGCCAGAAGCTGGCATGGTTAGACTCCCACCGCGGCTTGCGCGCCCGGCGTTTCCGTTTCCGGCTGCGGGCCGCGCCGCACCTTGGTGGCGCGGATGGCCTTGACCTTGGCCAGCCGCTTCTGTTCCTGGTCGATGCGCACGGTCAGGAACTTGAGCACCTGCTCGGTCACCCGCAGGCGGCGCTCCAGCTCGTGGATGGTCTCGCCCGACCCTCCCACCGTGAACAGCACGTAGTTGCCCTCACGCGTTCCCCGCACCGTGTACGCCAGCCGGCGCCGTCCCAAACGTTCGATGCTCTTGATGGTCCCGCCGGCGGCCGAGACGTTCGACTCCAGTCCCTGGATGAGCTTCTCCACTTCTTCGTCGGCCACATCCGGCCGCACGATGAACATCACTTCATACAAACGTTGCATTGCGTCCTCATTTCTATTGTTTCCACTCTCGGTGCCCCATGTCTGCGCCACGCCTCTCACCGCAGACGCGGGCATCGAAACTTGAAACTCGAAACTAGCCTTCCGTCTTCACCTTCTGATTGAACCGGTTCATCGCCTTCTCCGGGCCTTCTTCCACGATCACCCGCACGGCCTCGGCGGCGCGGTCCAGCATCTCGTCCACCGCCGGGAGCTGCGCCTTCTTCCACGGCGAGGTCACGTACCGGGCGCCGTCGCCGACCGCGTGGCCCGGGTGGATGCCCATGCGCACCCGCACGAACTCGCTGGTGCCCAGTGCCCCGATGATCGACTCCACCCCGTTGTGCCCCGCCGACCTTCCGCGCCTCCGGATGCGCAGCGTCCCCAGCGGCAGGTCCAGTTCGTCGTACAGCACGATCAGGTCCCGCGCCGGGTCGGCTTCCAATTCCCGCACCAGCTCGCCCACCGCCATGCCGCTCAGGTTCATGTACGTCTCCGGCTTGGCCAGCAGGACATCCTCGCCGCCCAGCACCGCTTTCCCGGTAAGCGACCGGCAGCGCCGGTTCGCCACCCGCACCCCGCACTGCTCGGCGATGCGGTCCACCGCCAGGAACCCGCTGTTGTGCGGCGTGAACTGGTACTCGATGCCCGGGTTGCCCAGCCCCACGATCAGCTTCACGCGGCCGCGTCTCGTTTCCAAAACCGAACTCGTGCTGCACCCTGGAGACGCCGCCCGTTCAACGGTGGCCTTCGGAGGGGTACGGCTTGAGCCGTGCCGTACCAGCCGCATGACCACAGGGCTCTAGCCCCTGAGGGCACAGCCCTACTTCTCCTTCTTCTCCTTCTTTTCGGCCTTGGGAGCCTCGCCTTCCGCCGCGGCCTCTTCCTCGACCTCCTGCTTGCCCTTCTTGATGACCTCGGGCTCGGCCGGCGCTGCCGCCGCCGCTTCCGCCGCCGCCTCCGGCGTGGCCGCCACTTCCTCCTTCACGTGCACGATGTGCGCCACCGGGTAGCTGGCGTCAGTCAGAAACTTCAGCTTGGCATCGTGCGGCAGGTCGCTCACCCGCAGCACCTTGCCGTGGATCAGGTGGGTGACGTCCACGTCGATGTGGCTGGGGATGTCCGCGGGCAGGCACTCGACCTCCACCTCCCGCAGCACCTGCTCCAGAATGCCGCCTTCCGTCTTCACCCCTTCGGGCACGCCTTGCAGCAGGATGGGCACCTTCACCTTCAGGCGCTCGTCCATGGCGATGCGCTTCAGGTCCACGTGCAGCAGCGCCCCTTTCACGGGCTCATACTGCCAGTCCACAATCATGGCCTGGGTGCGCTCGTTGTCCACCTGCAGCTCGAAGATCGTGTTGTGCCCGGACTCCGAGTGCAGGATGTGCGTGATCTCCTTGGGATTCACGCTCACCGCTACACTCTCCTTGCGCGCTCCGTAGAGCACCGCCGGGATGCGCCCCTGCCGCCGCAGCCGCCGGGCTTCGTTGGTTCCGCGGGCTTTCTCCCCCCGCCGCTCTGCTACCACCAGTTCTGCGTTCGCCATATCCCCTCTACCAAACTCGCTTTGTATCAGGGCACGGCTTCAGCCGTGCCGAACCGCTGCTTTCCATTTCTTCCAGGGGCCTTAGCCCCTGCACGATCTCAACTCGACAACGTGCTGACCGACGTCTCCTCATGAATGGACTGGATGGCGCGCGCCGTCAGTCCGGCGATGGACAGCACCTTGATCTTGGAACACTTCTGCGCCTCGCCCTTGAGCGGAATCGTGTTCGTCACTACCACCTGCTCCAGGCGGGAGGCGGCAATGCGCTCGATGGCCGGCCCGGAAAGCACCGGGTGCGTGGCGCAGGCGTAGACCGTCTTCGCTCCCGCGCGGTAGAGCGCTTCCGAGGCGTTCACCAGCGTGCCCGCCGTGTCGATGATGTCGTCCAGGATGACGCAACTGCGGCCCTCCACGTCGCCGATCACGTGCAGCACCTCGGCCACGTTCATCTCCGTTCGCCGCTTGTCGATGATGGCCAGCATCGAATCCATCTTCTTGGCGAAGAAGCGCGCCCGCTCCACCCCGCCCGCATCCGGCGAGACCACCGTCAGGTCGGGCAGGTTCAGCTCCCGGAAGTAGCTCACCAGCACCGGCGATGCGAACAGGTGGTCCACCGGGATGTTGAAGAAGCCCTGGATCTGCGGCGCGTGCAGGTCCACGATCAGCGCTCGGTCCGCCCCCGCCGTGGTCAGCAGGTCGGCCACCAGCTTGGCCGAGATGGGCGCCCGCGGCTTGTCCTTGCGGTCCTGCCGCGCGTACCCGAAGTACGGAATCACCGGCGTGATGCGCCCCGCCGAGGCCCGCCGCAACGCGTCCATCATCAGCAGCAGCTCCATCAGGTTGTGGTTCACCGGGTCGCAGGTGGGCTGCAGCACGAACACGTCCGCCCCGCGCACGTTCTCCAGGATCTGCACATACACTTCGCCATCCGAGAAGCGCGTCAGGTTGGCCTGCCCGCGCCGCATCCCCAGATGGGTGCAGATCTCGTCGGCCAGCGCCGGATTCGCCGTCCCCGAAAACACCTTGAACTTGTCCTCGCGCCGGACCCGCGGCTTGCGCTCGGGCCGCGGCTGCGTCCCCGGCCGCTGCTCCTTCTTCCCCGTCGCCGTCGTTACCGTCGTCGCCATGGCAGTTCCCGTCTCAGTCTTCTCGGTCGTGACTCGAGCTTGCAATCCCTGCTCTCGCCTGTTGCCCCTAGCCCCTAGCCCCGAACCACTGCTCCTTGGCTGGGCGGCTTGGATTCGAACCAAGACTAGGTGCTCCAAAGGCACCTGACCTACCATTAGTCGACCGCCCAGAAAACCAGTTGTCAGTTGCCGGTTGTCAGTCGAACATCCAAACCCTAACGCGAATCAAGCCCACAGCCGCTGCCAGTAAGCGCGGCGCGAGAGCGTGGAGGTCGCGACCGCGGGCACGCCCAGCTTGCGCAGGCGTGCGGCGGCGCGCTCGGCCCTGGCGCGACGCGCGAACAGGCCATAGAGCGCCGCACCGGAGCCGGAAAGCGCGGAATAGCCCGCGCCCAGGCGCTCGAGGAGCCGCTTCAACTCACCCAGTTCAGGATGCTCGGAAAAGACGACACGTTCGAAGTCGTTAGCGATCCCGGCACGGACAAGGTCGAGAAGCAGTGGCTCGGCCCGGTCCCGGCCACGTACACGGCCCGGGACACCGGTTGCGGTACCTGCCAGCCACGCGCTCAGCGCGTAACCAGACAGATTGATTTTATCGGAGGCGGCGGGGGGCGTCAATTTGGCATTTTCAGGGCGTCTTCCGGACCTCGCCGCGAGCGGATCGGCGGCCGGAAAGCGGTCTTCGAGCCGGTCCCAGGCGGCAAAGGCGGCGGGAGTGGAGACGGCGATCTGCGGAGTGACGAGCACACAAGGGAGCGGCGGAAAGTCGGGGAGCGGATAGACCTCCTCGCCGCGGCCCACGCCGAGGATGGTTCCGCCGACCAGGAACAGCGGGAGGTCAGAGCCGACTTCGGCGGCGATGCGCTGGCGCTGGGCGGGCGAGAGGCGTTTCTTGAGCGCGCGCTCGAGCGCGAACATGGTCGCGACGGCGTTCGAAGACGCGGCGCCCAGGCCTCCTTGTACGGGGAGCCGCTTCTCGATGTGGATGCGGACGCGGGCACGTGCTTTCAATGCGGCGAGCACCAGCTCAGCGACGCGGTAACAGGTGTTGGCTGGGCCGGAAGGGACGCGAGGGTCGGGGCAATCGATCTCGATGCCGGAGCCGCGGCCCACTTCGACGCGCAGCCGGTCATGGAGCGCGATGGTCTGGTAGACGGTGCGCAGGTCGTGGAATCCGTCCGGCCGCCGCGAGCCGATAAAGAGCCCGAGGTTGATTTTCGCGAAGGAACGGACGGAGACCGGCATGGGGACGGAATTCTAAATCAGCACTTAGCACTCAGCATTCAGCAATCAGCAAGAACAAAGGACAAACGCGGATTGAAGCGGATGAACGCGGATGGGTTCAGGTATCAGGTCGCAGGGGTCCGGTGCTGGAAACCCATTCCCCCACGACTGCGCCGAACACCATGGCGCAGACATGGGGCACCGTCGCAGGAAAAACAGACCCTCAGTCACGGATTAACACGGATGGACACGGATGAAGTCATCTGGTCATGGGGTGAAACCACCCCCGCGAAGTGGGGTCATCGTAATGGCGCGCAGCGCTCAGGTCAATTGGGGGGTCGGGTAGGACGGACCGGGAAAAATCTAGCCACGGATGACACGGATAAACACGGATTGTGTGACCCTAGAAAACCGAAAGCTCAACCACAAAGGACACAAAGGGAGCACGAAGAAACGTGAAGGCTGCGAAATTTTCCCACCTTGTCCCTTCAAAGGCGGGAGGGACAAGGGTGGGGCAACCGACGTTAGTTCCGGTCTTAGGTGTCAGGTCTCAGGTCTCAGGGATGGACCAGTTCCTCTGTGCCTCCGTGTCTCGGTGGTTAAATCTGCGGTAATCCGCGTGGATCCGCGGCGGAAAGTTTCAGAACAAAGCGCTCTGTCTGCGATTGAACCGAATCCCGAAGTGCTCGTAGGCGAGCTGGGTGGCGACGCGGCCGCGCGGGGTGCGGTCGAGGAAGCCGATCTGGATAAGGAAAGGCTCGTAAATCTCCTCGATGGCTTCGGGCTCTTCGGCGAGGGCGGCGGCAAGCGTGTTCACGCCCACGGGGCCGCCCTGGTACTTCTCGATGATGGTGAGCAGCAGGCGGCGGTCGATCTCGTCGAAGCCGTGGCGGTCCACTTCCAGCATCTCGAGCGCGGCCTGGGCGGTGGGGAGGTCGATGTGGCCGGCGCCAGGGTCTTTCCCCCGTTCTTTCCCCCGCACCTGGGCATAGTCGCGGACGCGGCGCAGCAGGCGGTTGGCGATGCGCGGCGTGCCGCGGGCGCGGCTGGCGATTTCGTGGGCGCCGGCGTCGTCGATCTCAACACCGAGAATCTCCGCCGAGCGCTTGACGATGATCTCCAGATCCTCCGCGGTGTAGAACTGCAGGCGCAGCACGATACCGAAACGCGAGCGCAGCGGCCCGGAGATGAGCCCGGCGCGCGTGGTGGCGCCAACGAAAGTGAACGGCGGAACTTCGATGGTGTGGGTGCGCGCCGAAGGGCCCTGGCCGATGATGATGTCCAGCTTGTAATCCTCGAGCGCGGAGTAGAGCAGTTCTTCGAGCGCGGGCTGCAGGCGGTGGACTTCGTCGAAGAACATCACCTGGCGGGGGCGCAGGTTGGTGAGGATGGCAGTGAGATCGCCTTTGATCTGCAGTACCGGCGCGGAGGTCTGCTGGAACTCGACGCCCAGCTCGTTGGCGATGATGGAGGCCAGCGTGGTCTTGCCCAGTCCGGGCGGGCCGTAAAGCAGGACGTGGTCGAGGGCTTCGCCGCGGGAGCGAGCGGCCTCGATGGCGACCGCCAGGTTCTCTTTCACCTTCGCCTGGCCGATGAACTCGGCGAGGCGGCGGGGGCGCAGCTTGAGCTCGAAAGAAGCATCGTCCTCGACCGGGACGGCCGAGACCAGGCGGGCGCGGTTCAGCGCGGCGTTGTCTTTCGCGGGCA of the Terriglobales bacterium genome contains:
- the pth gene encoding aminoacyl-tRNA hydrolase, producing the protein METRRGRVKLIVGLGNPGIEYQFTPHNSGFLAVDRIAEQCGVRVANRRCRSLTGKAVLGGEDVLLAKPETYMNLSGMAVGELVRELEADPARDLIVLYDELDLPLGTLRIRRRGRSAGHNGVESIIGALGTSEFVRVRMGIHPGHAVGDGARYVTSPWKKAQLPAVDEMLDRAAEAVRVIVEEGPEKAMNRFNQKVKTEG
- the rpsF gene encoding 30S ribosomal protein S6, whose amino-acid sequence is MQRLYEVMFIVRPDVADEEVEKLIQGLESNVSAAGGTIKSIERLGRRRLAYTVRGTREGNYVLFTVGGSGETIHELERRLRVTEQVLKFLTVRIDQEQKRLAKVKAIRATKVRRGPQPETETPGAQAAVGV
- the ruvB gene encoding Holliday junction branch migration DNA helicase RuvB, with translation MPAKDNAALNRARLVSAVPVEDDASFELKLRPRRLAEFIGQAKVKENLAVAIEAARSRGEALDHVLLYGPPGLGKTTLASIIANELGVEFQQTSAPVLQIKGDLTAILTNLRPRQVMFFDEVHRLQPALEELLYSALEDYKLDIIIGQGPSARTHTIEVPPFTFVGATTRAGLISGPLRSRFGIVLRLQFYTAEDLEIIVKRSAEILGVEIDDAGAHEIASRARGTPRIANRLLRRVRDYAQVRGKERGKDPGAGHIDLPTAQAALEMLEVDRHGFDEIDRRLLLTIIEKYQGGPVGVNTLAAALAEEPEAIEEIYEPFLIQIGFLDRTPRGRVATQLAYEHFGIRFNRRQSALF
- a CDS encoding sigma-70 family RNA polymerase sigma factor produces the protein MDDSVLIREAQRGNRAAFEELVRQYDQAVLRLALNLTRSEQDAQDIYQEAFLKAYRNVGSFRFECSFYTWIYRIVVNLCLDHLRKRNVRKESANVAVDHEGEEYSLVDQVADERAGANPERDLMRRELGKKIAGALEKLTPRERMVFELKHYHGLKLRTIGEMLETTEDTAKNTLFRATQKLRASLAEMR
- a CDS encoding group I intron-associated PD-(D/E)XK endonuclease produces the protein MPLSSSPAKAQGEEVEVRFLLKALTLGLAVSQPYGDNVPYDFLVDNGRRIFRVQVKSATRFDLGSYRLSTARGGRQKSPYSAHEIDFLAAYIIPEEAWYLLPVRAFAPRKSLRLCPRNGRPGSRPLRLERYREAWRLLTGTADGAPRSRLPLARTWG
- the rpsR gene encoding 30S ribosomal protein S18, which produces MADEEIQNGGTPAAPEGTVETPAPATAPAAGPGPRRGPGGPRPGGPGGREGRKFFRRKKVCKFCVEKIDSIDYKDVRLLQQFVGESGKIVPRRVTGVCSPHQRRLTNAIKQARNIAFLPFAVR
- the rplI gene encoding 50S ribosomal protein L9 — translated: MDVILKEDVAKLGHRGEIVKVAEGYGRNYLIPRKLAIEATEANRAVIAQMKQAAERRAAQEKAGAATLAGQLEGARLTFQRKAGEQDHLFGSVTSVDIAEALAAQGFEVDRRKIELDQPIKALGEFAVKVKLHRDVAATIQVVVEKEAAE
- a CDS encoding ribose-phosphate pyrophosphokinase, with product MATTVTTATGKKEQRPGTQPRPERKPRVRREDKFKVFSGTANPALADEICTHLGMRRGQANLTRFSDGEVYVQILENVRGADVFVLQPTCDPVNHNLMELLLMMDALRRASAGRITPVIPYFGYARQDRKDKPRAPISAKLVADLLTTAGADRALIVDLHAPQIQGFFNIPVDHLFASPVLVSYFRELNLPDLTVVSPDAGGVERARFFAKKMDSMLAIIDKRRTEMNVAEVLHVIGDVEGRSCVILDDIIDTAGTLVNASEALYRAGAKTVYACATHPVLSGPAIERIAASRLEQVVVTNTIPLKGEAQKCSKIKVLSIAGLTARAIQSIHEETSVSTLSS
- a CDS encoding 50S ribosomal protein L25; translation: MANAELVVAERRGEKARGTNEARRLRRQGRIPAVLYGARKESVAVSVNPKEITHILHSESGHNTIFELQVDNERTQAMIVDWQYEPVKGALLHVDLKRIAMDERLKVKVPILLQGVPEGVKTEGGILEQVLREVEVECLPADIPSHIDVDVTHLIHGKVLRVSDLPHDAKLKFLTDASYPVAHIVHVKEEVAATPEAAAEAAAAAPAEPEVIKKGKQEVEEEAAAEGEAPKAEKKEKKEK
- a CDS encoding HEAT repeat domain-containing protein, which produces MNCEYVKKGLIDYVYDEMADDARHELEQHVERCAGCAAELKTVREFRSALAARPRLEPTPNLLTASRMRLQEQLESTTQAAAWRWVLDPGAWLRQIRYSPALAAGILMVGFAAGIMTTYGMLNQNGHPQVAATPQPAEAAIAGIRSINRDPRSNLVEIQYDQLQRESAQGSLDDPRIQELLLFAARSQTNSGVRLDSVDLLTENPQDNRVREALMYSLRYDKNPGVRLKALEGLRPYVAEDLRVRDAILEALLNDPNPGVRTEAIKMLQPVKGDGSVRLALEQLAQKDENKFIRNESRRVLATLPEID